From the genome of Tachysurus fulvidraco isolate hzauxx_2018 chromosome 20, HZAU_PFXX_2.0, whole genome shotgun sequence, one region includes:
- the ptrh2 gene encoding peptidyl-tRNA hydrolase 2, mitochondrial isoform X1 — protein MAWMDLNCGPMVLGVLAGVGCGFCFGWHLRGRLIKPLQGVMSTCGEAENGTQTSVMGESGEFKMILIVRTDLKMGKGKVAAQCSHAAVSAYKQVQRRNPDLLKQWEYYGQPKVVVKVPNEDTLLELLCNAKEFGLPVSLIQDAGRTQIAPGSRTVLGVGPGPADLVDRVTGHLKLY, from the exons ATGGCTTG GATGGATTTGAATTGTGGCCCGATGGTGTTGGGTGTTCTAGCCGGCGTGGGCTGCGGTTTCTGCTTCGGGTGGCATCTACGAGGGCGACTCATAAAACCTCTCCAGGGAGTCATGTCAACCTGTGGAGAGGCTGAAAATGGCACTCAAACGAGCGTTATGGGAGAGAGCGGTGAATTCAAGATGATCCTAATTGTTCGCACAGACCTGAAAATGGGGAAAGGCAAAGTAGCGGCGCAGTGTTCTCACGCAGCAGTGTCTGCCTACAAGCAGGTGCAGCGTAGAAACCCTGATCTTTTAAAACAATGGGAATACTATGGGCAACCCAAAGTGGTTGTGAAGGTTCCAAATGAGGACACACTGCTGGAACTTTTGTGCAACGCTAAGGAATTTGGCCTGCCAGTCAGTCTTATTCAAGATGCCGGAAGAACACAAATCGCTCCAGGCTCAAGAACGGTTCTCGGTGTTGGACCAGGGCCTGCAGATCTTGTGGACAGAGTAACAGGTCACTTAAAGCTATACTAG
- the ptrh2 gene encoding peptidyl-tRNA hydrolase 2, mitochondrial isoform X3 — protein sequence MMDLNCGPMVLGVLAGVGCGFCFGWHLRGRLIKPLQGVMSTCGEAENGTQTSVMGESGEFKMILIVRTDLKMGKGKVAAQCSHAAVSAYKQVQRRNPDLLKQWEYYGQPKVVVKVPNEDTLLELLCNAKEFGLPVSLIQDAGRTQIAPGSRTVLGVGPGPADLVDRVTGHLKLY from the exons at GATGGATTTGAATTGTGGCCCGATGGTGTTGGGTGTTCTAGCCGGCGTGGGCTGCGGTTTCTGCTTCGGGTGGCATCTACGAGGGCGACTCATAAAACCTCTCCAGGGAGTCATGTCAACCTGTGGAGAGGCTGAAAATGGCACTCAAACGAGCGTTATGGGAGAGAGCGGTGAATTCAAGATGATCCTAATTGTTCGCACAGACCTGAAAATGGGGAAAGGCAAAGTAGCGGCGCAGTGTTCTCACGCAGCAGTGTCTGCCTACAAGCAGGTGCAGCGTAGAAACCCTGATCTTTTAAAACAATGGGAATACTATGGGCAACCCAAAGTGGTTGTGAAGGTTCCAAATGAGGACACACTGCTGGAACTTTTGTGCAACGCTAAGGAATTTGGCCTGCCAGTCAGTCTTATTCAAGATGCCGGAAGAACACAAATCGCTCCAGGCTCAAGAACGGTTCTCGGTGTTGGACCAGGGCCTGCAGATCTTGTGGACAGAGTAACAGGTCACTTAAAGCTATACTAG
- the ptrh2 gene encoding peptidyl-tRNA hydrolase 2, mitochondrial isoform X2, translating to MDLNCGPMVLGVLAGVGCGFCFGWHLRGRLIKPLQGVMSTCGEAENGTQTSVMGESGEFKMILIVRTDLKMGKGKVAAQCSHAAVSAYKQVQRRNPDLLKQWEYYGQPKVVVKVPNEDTLLELLCNAKEFGLPVSLIQDAGRTQIAPGSRTVLGVGPGPADLVDRVTGHLKLY from the coding sequence ATGGATTTGAATTGTGGCCCGATGGTGTTGGGTGTTCTAGCCGGCGTGGGCTGCGGTTTCTGCTTCGGGTGGCATCTACGAGGGCGACTCATAAAACCTCTCCAGGGAGTCATGTCAACCTGTGGAGAGGCTGAAAATGGCACTCAAACGAGCGTTATGGGAGAGAGCGGTGAATTCAAGATGATCCTAATTGTTCGCACAGACCTGAAAATGGGGAAAGGCAAAGTAGCGGCGCAGTGTTCTCACGCAGCAGTGTCTGCCTACAAGCAGGTGCAGCGTAGAAACCCTGATCTTTTAAAACAATGGGAATACTATGGGCAACCCAAAGTGGTTGTGAAGGTTCCAAATGAGGACACACTGCTGGAACTTTTGTGCAACGCTAAGGAATTTGGCCTGCCAGTCAGTCTTATTCAAGATGCCGGAAGAACACAAATCGCTCCAGGCTCAAGAACGGTTCTCGGTGTTGGACCAGGGCCTGCAGATCTTGTGGACAGAGTAACAGGTCACTTAAAGCTATACTAG